From a single bacterium genomic region:
- a CDS encoding cytochrome c biogenesis protein CcdA — protein sequence MLQNLLDNAGSLVQTNPWLAFGAVFIGGLLTACNPCVLAMIPLMIGFVGGMEGTSGFKKSFLFTLVFILGLSITFSILGIIAATAGKLLGDVGVFWKWIAGGVCVIMGIHLLDLIKFNVPAFGKVKVKQKGLLGAFLLGLLFGIVSTPCAAPILVVLLTYIAASGSSIIYGAILLLVYALGHCMLILVVGTSVGLAKGLLESKGFRTSTNILRKSAGVLILLVGIYFLFFLHT from the coding sequence ATGTTACAGAATTTGTTGGATAATGCCGGTAGTTTAGTCCAGACAAATCCGTGGCTGGCGTTTGGCGCAGTATTCATTGGCGGACTTCTTACTGCCTGCAACCCTTGTGTTTTGGCGATGATTCCTTTGATGATTGGGTTTGTAGGAGGAATGGAAGGAACATCGGGATTCAAAAAATCTTTTCTTTTTACGCTTGTTTTTATATTAGGCTTATCCATAACTTTTTCCATCCTCGGGATTATCGCCGCTACTGCAGGAAAACTTCTCGGCGACGTGGGAGTTTTCTGGAAATGGATTGCAGGCGGAGTATGCGTGATTATGGGAATCCATTTGCTGGATTTAATAAAGTTTAACGTCCCGGCATTTGGTAAAGTTAAAGTTAAACAAAAAGGGCTTTTGGGGGCATTTTTATTGGGATTGCTTTTTGGGATAGTTTCTACTCCTTGCGCTGCGCCTATTCTTGTGGTCTTATTAACTTATATAGCGGCAAGTGGTTCCAGCATAATTTACGGAGCCATATTGCTTTTGGTATATGCTTTGGGACATTGTATGTTAATTCTTGTTGTCGGAACATCAGTCGGGCTTGCAAAAGGGTTGCTCGAATCAAAAGGCTTCAGAACTTCCACAAATATTTTAAGAAAATCCGCAGGAGTTCTAATACTACTTGTCGGAATATATTTCTTGTTTTTCTTGCATACGTAA
- a CDS encoding CNNM domain-containing protein — protein MLLIEFISLIVLLGMSAFFSASETAIFHLPVITIDKLVYRYKNLQILKRRELLLGTLLFGSTLVNVSASIISGQIVYLIFHNSYLLAVTCGMTYILLVFGEVAPKLYSLRNAEKIAIKATPFLNILRYILSPVVFPLETLISFISPKKQSNFSKEEFKTFIQSDKQLSMKAQRIILNLLEFKNFTAKDLMTPITQLECLEDSTIPDKTLVAKLKHSRIPVYENDIANIKGIFYVKDMLKTNNNEKYMPLKQLMRVPCFVEKSTKASEVFTEFNRRHIHIAVVTDDSKKTLTVGIITMDDILKTIILSASGGK, from the coding sequence ATGCTTTTAATAGAATTCATTTCTTTAATTGTTCTTCTTGGTATGTCTGCTTTTTTTTCGGCTTCCGAGACGGCCATATTTCATTTGCCGGTTATAACAATAGACAAACTTGTTTACCGATACAAAAACTTACAAATATTAAAAAGGCGGGAATTGTTGCTCGGGACGTTGCTCTTCGGGAGTACGCTTGTAAACGTAAGCGCATCCATAATTTCAGGACAAATAGTTTACCTGATATTCCACAACTCATACTTACTTGCAGTAACCTGTGGAATGACTTATATTTTACTCGTGTTCGGTGAAGTTGCTCCCAAGCTTTATTCTCTTCGTAATGCAGAAAAAATCGCCATTAAGGCAACGCCTTTTTTAAATATCTTAAGGTACATATTATCCCCGGTTGTTTTCCCTTTGGAGACATTAATTTCTTTTATTTCTCCTAAAAAACAATCAAATTTCAGCAAAGAAGAATTCAAAACTTTTATCCAAAGCGACAAACAATTGAGTATGAAAGCCCAGAGAATTATATTGAATTTGCTTGAGTTTAAAAACTTTACCGCGAAAGATTTAATGACACCGATTACACAGTTGGAGTGTTTAGAAGATTCTACCATCCCGGACAAAACATTAGTTGCAAAATTAAAACACTCAAGAATTCCCGTTTATGAAAATGATATTGCAAACATAAAGGGAATTTTCTATGTGAAAGATATGTTAAAAACAAACAACAATGAAAAGTATATGCCTCTTAAGCAATTAATGCGCGTTCCTTGTTTTGTAGAGAAATCAACAAAAGCGTCCGAAGTATTTACGGAATTTAATCGTAGGCACATTCACATTGCCGTGGTGACGGATGATTCAAAAAAGACATTGACAGTCGGAATAATTACTATGGACGATATTTTAAAAACCATAATCTTGTCCGCCTCAGGTGGAAAATAA
- a CDS encoding PhoH family protein, whose product MIKTRISIKGLNPLFLYGKLDENLITLSKKYNVKIIARGENLFLQGNQENVEKLKGNLVYLIKEIKEGRTINKDNLIINFGQNNISHSIENKTNGTSRYGGDGTSGTSRYGGNDYSQFNNSEQIIGVVTPRTPGQDVYLKALNKFDIVVCIGPAGTGKTFLAVAKAVDLLKTNAVRKVILTRPAVEAGERLGFLPGDFKEKIDPYLRPLYDALHELLPRDKIRQYMEDHTIEIVPLGYMRGRNLDKSFIILDEAQNATKLQMKMFLTRLGVGSKACITGDITQIDLKTNEESGLPHIQHVLANIPGIKFVTLTGKDIVRHPLVKKIVEAYETYEKETKNQ is encoded by the coding sequence ATGATAAAAACTCGTATTTCGATAAAAGGACTTAATCCGTTATTTCTTTATGGGAAACTGGATGAAAACCTAATAACATTATCTAAAAAATACAACGTTAAAATTATTGCAAGAGGGGAGAACCTTTTTTTGCAAGGGAACCAGGAAAACGTAGAGAAATTAAAAGGAAATTTAGTATATCTCATAAAAGAAATCAAAGAGGGCAGGACTATAAACAAAGACAATCTTATTATCAATTTCGGTCAGAATAATATTTCACACAGCATTGAAAACAAAACAAATGGAACATCCCGATATGGCGGCGATGGGACATCTGGGACATCCCGCTACGGCGGTAATGATTATTCTCAATTTAACAACTCCGAACAAATTATCGGGGTGGTGACTCCAAGAACGCCGGGGCAGGACGTTTACCTTAAAGCGCTTAACAAATTTGATATTGTTGTTTGTATCGGGCCTGCGGGAACCGGGAAAACTTTTCTTGCAGTTGCAAAAGCAGTAGACTTACTAAAAACCAATGCCGTTCGTAAAGTGATACTTACACGTCCGGCGGTTGAAGCAGGTGAAAGACTTGGGTTTTTACCCGGGGATTTCAAGGAAAAAATAGATCCCTATCTCAGACCATTATATGATGCATTGCATGAACTGCTTCCCCGCGATAAAATAAGACAATATATGGAAGACCACACTATTGAAATAGTGCCCTTAGGATATATGAGAGGGAGAAATCTTGACAAATCGTTTATCATACTTGATGAAGCGCAAAATGCAACCAAGCTCCAGATGAAAATGTTTTTAACGAGGCTCGGCGTGGGCTCAAAAGCCTGCATCACGGGAGACATTACGCAGATTGATTTGAAAACAAATGAGGAATCCGGGTTGCCGCACATTCAGCATGTACTTGCAAATATCCCGGGTATAAAATTCGTAACGCTCACCGGGAAAGACATTGTAAGACATCCTCTTGTTAAAAAAATTGTTGAGGCCTACGAAACATATGAAAAAGAAACTAAGAACCAATAG
- a CDS encoding arsenate reductase ArsC, whose amino-acid sequence MNKKTILFVCVENACRSQMAEGFTKSYASDTVSAYSAGSNPSGVINPIAIKVMKEKGIDISSQASKGFGQLPIPKFDYIITMGCKDICPFYPGAKRVEWDIPAPKEKPIEEFREIRDEIEKKVIKFIDSITEEKGNL is encoded by the coding sequence ATGAACAAAAAGACAATTCTTTTTGTTTGTGTAGAAAATGCCTGCCGCAGCCAAATGGCAGAAGGATTCACAAAAAGTTACGCTTCCGACACAGTAAGCGCTTATAGCGCAGGTTCAAACCCTTCAGGAGTGATTAATCCAATTGCAATAAAAGTTATGAAAGAAAAAGGCATAGATATATCTTCTCAAGCTTCAAAAGGTTTTGGTCAACTACCAATTCCAAAGTTTGATTACATCATTACGATGGGATGTAAAGATATATGTCCTTTCTATCCGGGAGCGAAAAGAGTTGAGTGGGACATACCGGCCCCAAAAGAAAAACCCATAGAGGAATTTAGAGAAATACGGGATGAAATTGAAAAAAAAGTAATAAAATTTATAGATTCCATAACGGAAGAAAAGGGAAATTTGTAG
- the ybeY gene encoding rRNA maturation RNase YbeY: protein MKKIFLQNNLAFSLPPKYVKQLKTLTAGIVKTEEKSLSPKLPSNIEIGITFVDNTQIKKLNAKYRKKNTPTDVIAFRIDAEASKKLNKKVALGDIYISVERASEQIIKGETLALELAHLLIHGVLHVLGYDHGTKMSRKEKYYFKKFSSNY, encoded by the coding sequence ATGAAAAAAATATTTCTGCAAAATAATTTGGCATTTAGCCTTCCGCCTAAGTATGTAAAGCAACTCAAAACATTGACGGCGGGGATAGTTAAAACGGAGGAGAAATCTCTGTCTCCTAAACTACCTTCAAACATAGAAATCGGAATCACATTCGTAGACAATACACAAATTAAGAAATTAAATGCAAAATACAGAAAGAAAAATACACCGACAGACGTTATTGCTTTTCGTATAGATGCAGAAGCATCAAAAAAACTCAATAAAAAAGTAGCACTTGGAGACATATACATATCCGTGGAGAGAGCCTCCGAACAAATTATAAAAGGGGAGACCCTTGCTTTAGAGTTGGCGCATCTTCTAATTCATGGCGTATTACACGTTCTCGGGTATGACCACGGTACCAAAATGAGCAGGAAAGAAAAATATTATTTCAAGAAATTCAGTTCTAACTATTGA
- a CDS encoding Omp28-related outer membrane protein yields MQYQGTTNPFRTTETSGRAINYYGAGTTGIPVSYCDGAVQRIGTQAYSTYLSDFNARKAVASPIKIEVTGSYNSSAKTGVANIHISNTSGATVSGTLQCILAETNIAYTWYDQDSIFGPARDLIPDQNGEAVSISAGGTLDKVRNFTVNAAWKPGDCYLVIFVQGSSKEIYQAAKVHIMQIGAEESAIKYPAMLKNEPNPFKDRVTISYNIPITSKTSLEVYDITGKLVKTITNKVETIGHKEAIWDGKDIKGKEMSSGLYFVKLKSGETELTSKVMLLR; encoded by the coding sequence TTGCAGTATCAAGGAACAACCAACCCATTTAGAACAACAGAAACATCGGGGAGAGCGATAAATTACTATGGTGCCGGTACTACCGGGATACCTGTTTCTTATTGTGATGGGGCTGTTCAAAGGATAGGTACACAGGCCTATAGCACATATCTTTCCGATTTTAACGCCCGTAAAGCAGTAGCATCTCCGATTAAAATAGAAGTTACGGGTTCTTATAATTCATCCGCAAAAACGGGGGTTGCAAATATCCATATAAGCAATACGAGTGGCGCCACGGTTAGCGGGACTTTGCAGTGTATTCTTGCGGAAACCAATATAGCGTATACATGGTATGATCAGGATAGCATATTTGGTCCGGCAAGAGATTTAATTCCCGACCAGAATGGAGAAGCAGTATCAATATCGGCAGGTGGCACTCTTGATAAAGTAAGAAATTTCACTGTAAATGCGGCATGGAAACCGGGTGATTGTTATCTTGTTATTTTTGTCCAGGGGAGCAGCAAAGAAATATACCAGGCGGCAAAAGTTCATATAATGCAAATAGGCGCGGAAGAATCTGCCATAAAATATCCCGCTATGTTGAAAAACGAACCAAATCCATTTAAAGACCGGGTAACGATTAGTTATAATATTCCGATTACTTCCAAAACATCATTGGAAGTGTACGATATAACCGGTAAATTAGTAAAGACAATAACTAATAAAGTAGAGACTATCGGTCATAAAGAGGCGATATGGGATGGGAAAGACATAAAGGGAAAAGAAATGTCATCCGGCTTATATTTTGTGAAACTCAAATCCGGGGAAACCGAATTAACAAGCAAAGTAATGTTATTGAGATAA
- a CDS encoding HDIG domain-containing metalloprotein: protein MKKKLRTNSIVLFVTFLVVLNLMYPAPINTKFNLQIGTVAPRDIIAPCTFYIQKNKSELQIETEKAKQSVVPVLRKTLIPASQQASQFFQKLDEIKTDSVSYDKKKGNLASIIPTITEQSSSMLLRKPYSAIRDTLIGLINEFMEKGVIESTSLIISPIVVIMGQEVPTFLENFIDYDNISISLKEKASTSFRDKATTNAFVEIGEFFIKPNLKLDYAETEKRKEQIITQVKQTKGIIQKGEIIIRAHDIVTPSILERLSSLPQSSGETKLSIILGRNVIYIIAIFVLLLCIYFLHLTLLNDLKKMGLLLLLLSVTAGMTSIVLVLNLSGYLIPVATFGILVSLLLGTQVGIIGVIVLTILISAYTGGDFGPIILSLFAGNISVFASSNVKRSFDFYKPVVYLALAYGVTALAVELLKLSPLLPLLVSIGWALLGGVVSAFIAFGLLPLFENAFKITTSITLLEYADFNHPMMQRLAVYAPGTYHHSITVANLAEAGARAVNAYPLLARVGAYYHDIGKLKKPNYFVENQGERHRNSKIKPELNALVVISHVKEGVELAQSEGFPKEIVDIIASHHGTTMASMFYQKAKENESEGSDVNELDFRYPGPLPKTKEAAIVMLADVVEATARSVESPAPNKLKNIIEETIKMRLEENQLSRVNLSLEELRKIESSFLPILMGVFHPRISYEKNISAK, encoded by the coding sequence ATGAAAAAGAAACTAAGAACCAATAGTATTGTATTATTTGTAACTTTCCTCGTTGTACTCAATTTGATGTATCCTGCTCCCATTAACACCAAGTTTAACTTACAAATTGGGACAGTTGCACCAAGGGACATAATAGCTCCCTGTACTTTTTACATTCAAAAGAATAAAAGCGAACTTCAAATAGAAACGGAAAAGGCGAAACAATCCGTAGTCCCCGTATTACGAAAGACGCTAATTCCTGCAAGTCAACAAGCAAGCCAATTTTTTCAAAAACTTGATGAGATAAAAACGGATTCCGTGTCTTATGACAAAAAGAAAGGAAATCTCGCTTCAATAATACCCACGATTACAGAACAGTCGAGTTCCATGCTTTTGAGAAAGCCTTATTCCGCCATACGGGATACGTTAATTGGTCTTATAAACGAATTTATGGAAAAGGGCGTTATTGAATCTACGAGTCTAATTATCTCGCCCATTGTTGTGATTATGGGACAGGAAGTGCCGACTTTTTTAGAAAACTTTATAGATTACGATAATATTTCTATATCTCTTAAGGAAAAAGCCTCAACCAGTTTTAGGGATAAGGCAACGACAAATGCTTTTGTAGAAATAGGGGAGTTTTTTATTAAGCCAAACTTAAAACTCGACTATGCGGAAACGGAAAAAAGGAAAGAACAAATTATCACTCAGGTAAAGCAAACAAAGGGCATCATTCAAAAAGGAGAAATTATTATCCGGGCTCACGACATTGTTACTCCAAGCATTTTAGAAAGATTAAGTTCTTTGCCACAATCTTCAGGAGAAACCAAATTGTCTATAATTCTTGGCAGGAACGTTATTTATATTATAGCAATATTTGTTCTATTACTATGCATTTATTTTCTTCATCTTACATTACTTAATGATTTGAAGAAGATGGGTTTACTTTTACTGCTTCTATCGGTTACGGCAGGGATGACATCCATCGTATTAGTTTTAAACTTATCCGGTTATCTTATCCCGGTAGCGACATTCGGGATACTCGTCTCCTTATTGTTGGGCACACAGGTAGGAATAATAGGTGTCATTGTTCTAACTATTTTAATTAGCGCATATACAGGAGGAGATTTCGGTCCGATAATTTTATCTCTTTTTGCCGGCAATATTTCAGTATTTGCATCTTCAAATGTAAAACGAAGTTTTGATTTTTACAAACCTGTTGTATATTTAGCTTTAGCTTATGGGGTTACGGCTCTTGCAGTAGAGTTACTCAAATTAAGTCCTCTTTTGCCTTTATTGGTATCCATAGGATGGGCATTACTCGGAGGAGTCGTATCTGCTTTTATAGCATTTGGGTTATTGCCGTTATTTGAAAATGCTTTTAAGATTACGACATCCATTACTTTATTAGAATACGCGGATTTCAATCATCCTATGATGCAAAGACTTGCCGTTTATGCGCCGGGAACATATCATCATTCGATTACCGTTGCTAATCTTGCAGAAGCCGGGGCAAGAGCGGTAAACGCATATCCTTTATTGGCAAGAGTAGGCGCATATTATCACGATATAGGGAAATTAAAAAAACCTAATTATTTTGTTGAAAACCAAGGAGAACGACATCGTAACAGCAAAATTAAGCCTGAGTTAAATGCGTTAGTGGTTATTTCTCACGTAAAAGAAGGAGTAGAACTTGCACAGAGCGAAGGTTTTCCAAAAGAAATAGTAGACATTATTGCTTCTCATCACGGAACGACTATGGCATCTATGTTTTACCAGAAAGCAAAAGAAAACGAGAGCGAGGGGAGTGATGTAAACGAACTGGACTTTAGATACCCGGGACCGCTACCTAAAACAAAGGAAGCGGCTATTGTTATGCTTGCGGATGTAGTAGAAGCGACTGCGAGAAGCGTTGAATCGCCGGCGCCGAACAAGTTAAAAAATATTATAGAAGAGACTATAAAAATGAGGCTGGAGGAAAACCAGCTTTCGAGAGTAAATTTAAGTCTGGAAGAATTGCGAAAAATAGAGAGCAGTTTTTTACCGATATTAATGGGCGTATTTCACCCGCGTATTTCTTATGAAAAAAATATTTCTGCAAAATAA
- the rpiB gene encoding ribose 5-phosphate isomerase B, producing the protein MKIAIGCDHRGIEFKSKVISILKSKNIEVIDVGTDTEKSCDYPDFGFKVAEFVAQNKADWGILICNSGIGMSIVANKVKGIRAALCINEKLAEYSRLHNNANVLVIGAGFVSIELAESIINKWLETKFEGDRHIKRLQKISDFEEKQVSKEECDRIVKKWQDEVRKWQSKTWRR; encoded by the coding sequence ATGAAAATAGCTATTGGTTGTGACCATAGAGGAATAGAGTTTAAGAGTAAAGTTATAAGCATCTTAAAGTCCAAAAACATTGAAGTCATAGATGTTGGCACAGATACGGAAAAATCCTGCGATTATCCGGATTTTGGATTCAAGGTAGCGGAATTTGTTGCTCAAAACAAAGCGGACTGGGGAATATTAATATGTAATTCCGGCATAGGGATGTCCATTGTTGCAAACAAAGTAAAGGGAATTCGCGCTGCGCTTTGTATAAACGAAAAACTTGCGGAGTATTCTCGTTTACACAACAATGCCAACGTTCTTGTTATCGGAGCAGGATTTGTTAGTATTGAACTGGCAGAAAGTATTATAAATAAGTGGCTTGAGACTAAATTTGAGGGTGACAGGCACATAAAAAGACTACAAAAGATAAGTGATTTTGAAGAAAAACAGGTATCCAAAGAAGAATGTGACAGGATTGTAAAGAAATGGCAGGATGAAGTAAGAAAATGGCAATCAAAGACGTGGCGAAGGTAA
- a CDS encoding LysM peptidoglycan-binding domain-containing protein has translation MKPRTIMLALMVFATIGYAQEKLTYVQATSLIAQYKGKETELQTSITNGTAEVDSLKNVIAQLDVEISTLTTRVEELRAATAEPECTYYVVKEGDFLAKLAEYKEVYGHGNYAKWPKIYNANRDLIKHPTVIQPGWKLKVPRP, from the coding sequence ATGAAACCCAGAACTATTATGTTAGCCCTTATGGTATTTGCTACTATAGGGTATGCACAGGAGAAACTTACGTATGTTCAAGCTACTTCCCTTATAGCCCAATATAAGGGGAAAGAAACAGAACTTCAGACGAGTATTACAAACGGAACCGCAGAAGTAGACAGCTTGAAAAACGTAATCGCTCAATTGGATGTAGAAATTTCCACACTTACGACCAGAGTAGAAGAACTCAGAGCCGCAACAGCAGAACCGGAATGCACTTACTATGTGGTAAAAGAAGGAGATTTCTTGGCGAAACTTGCCGAATATAAAGAAGTATACGGGCATGGGAACTATGCCAAATGGCCAAAAATTTATAATGCTAACAGAGATTTAATCAAGCATCCTACAGTGATTCAACCGGGATGGAAGCTTAAAGTTCCAAGACCATAA
- a CDS encoding thioredoxin family protein, with amino-acid sequence MKKGFFVLSVLMVTLITGCNNSKKQAENKQVCVDTTLQSAINKIDTSVQNKTVGNTTEAKTGLPKIVLITTSEGCNCTLANCSVGEKTITGYVSQSQGKITFEKLDYTKDQDPVAKLADKYGITTIPVLLFFDKQGNFTGKLETSWDEKAIKEKLETN; translated from the coding sequence ATGAAAAAAGGGTTTTTTGTTTTAAGCGTTTTGATGGTTACATTAATAACGGGCTGCAACAACTCTAAGAAACAGGCAGAAAATAAACAAGTATGCGTGGACACTACTCTACAATCTGCGATAAATAAGATAGATACTTCCGTTCAAAATAAAACAGTTGGAAATACAACGGAGGCAAAAACGGGTTTGCCTAAGATTGTTTTAATTACTACATCCGAAGGATGCAACTGTACCCTTGCGAATTGTTCTGTGGGTGAAAAAACAATTACGGGTTATGTTTCGCAATCTCAGGGAAAGATAACTTTTGAAAAACTTGATTATACAAAGGATCAGGATCCGGTTGCAAAATTAGCAGATAAATATGGGATTACGACTATACCTGTTTTGTTGTTTTTTGATAAACAGGGGAATTTTACGGGGAAACTGGAAACTTCTTGGGATGAGAAAGCAATAAAAGAAAAACTGGAAACGAATTAG
- a CDS encoding thioredoxin family protein, with protein MKRNFFMFVLISILGFTAKGFCENTDSVKTIRPIIPDTSKHTKTVRPLLNNIETVQLQYQLKVPLADSAKSLDSLRSAIDSLFLGALNGSKKSAKTVHTIIRDSATVQVVVNDSAKVDSTRMPILMDFGGNRCKNCIITKKRLEKIEKKFRGKAKIISIDVNKEKELTKKYKILLIPTLVFLDKNGKEVYRKTGLMEEKAMSTKLEELTK; from the coding sequence ATGAAAAGAAATTTCTTTATGTTTGTCCTAATATCTATATTAGGATTTACGGCGAAAGGATTTTGCGAGAACACGGACTCGGTCAAAACCATTCGTCCTATTATACCTGATACTTCTAAACATACAAAGACCGTTCGTCCTCTTTTGAATAACATCGAGACCGTTCAGCTACAGTATCAACTCAAGGTTCCTCTCGCTGACAGCGCTAAGAGTCTTGACAGCCTTCGTTCTGCTATAGACAGCCTTTTTCTGGGGGCTCTTAATGGCAGCAAAAAATCTGCCAAGACAGTTCATACTATTATACGTGACAGCGCGACAGTTCAGGTTGTTGTAAACGATAGCGCTAAAGTTGACTCAACGAGAATGCCGATACTTATGGATTTTGGAGGTAATAGGTGCAAAAACTGTATAATAACAAAAAAACGACTGGAAAAGATTGAAAAGAAGTTCCGGGGAAAGGCAAAAATAATATCCATAGATGTGAATAAAGAGAAAGAGCTTACGAAAAAATATAAAATACTTCTTATTCCTACGCTTGTATTCTTAGATAAAAACGGAAAAGAGGTTTATCGTAAAACGGGTCTGATGGAAGAAAAAGCAATGAGTACGAAACTGGAAGAGTTAACAAAATAG
- a CDS encoding thioredoxin family protein, whose product MKIEILGIGCAKCKQTYANAEKAVSELGISAEIVKVEKIDEIMKYNVMMTPAVVVDGVVKCSGKMPTVEEIKSWIKPG is encoded by the coding sequence ATGAAAATAGAAATACTGGGAATTGGATGCGCAAAATGTAAACAAACTTACGCCAACGCAGAGAAGGCAGTTAGTGAGCTGGGCATTTCCGCAGAAATAGTAAAAGTGGAAAAAATAGATGAAATAATGAAGTACAACGTAATGATGACTCCTGCAGTAGTAGTTGACGGCGTTGTTAAATGTTCGGGAAAAATGCCGACCGTTGAAGAGATAAAAAGTTGGATTAAACCCGGATGA
- a CDS encoding permease: protein MDIFYPVKLFANWITYGILSLKAKTLLAEAINFFIFDTIKIFILLSVIIFVVSIIRSFLPPEKIRNILARKNKYVGNVLAALFGIVTPFCSCSAIPLFLGFLEVGVPLGATFSFLVASPMINEVALVMLFGMFGWKIALIYVVSGLIISILSGIIIGKLKVENWVEKFSFANKIKTSEDGSKIEWKERINYARGYTSDIIKKVWIYILVGIGLGAWIHGYVPMNFLAKYAGADKWYAVPLATLIGIPLYSNAAGIIPLVSALTEKGVALGTTLAFMMAVTALSLPEFMILRRVMKTKLILVFAGIVGIGIIFTGYLFNFIIK from the coding sequence ATGGATATATTTTATCCGGTTAAGTTATTTGCGAATTGGATAACTTACGGGATTTTGAGCTTAAAAGCAAAGACGCTTTTGGCGGAGGCGATAAACTTTTTTATCTTTGATACGATAAAAATTTTCATTCTGCTTTCGGTTATTATTTTTGTCGTTTCTATAATCAGGTCGTTCCTGCCCCCGGAAAAAATCCGCAATATTTTAGCAAGAAAAAATAAATATGTAGGAAATGTTCTTGCGGCTTTGTTCGGCATTGTTACGCCTTTTTGTTCCTGCAGCGCTATTCCCTTGTTTCTGGGGTTTTTGGAAGTTGGCGTCCCACTCGGGGCAACTTTTTCTTTTCTTGTTGCTTCACCTATGATTAATGAAGTTGCGCTGGTTATGCTTTTCGGAATGTTTGGCTGGAAAATTGCACTTATTTATGTCGTAAGCGGACTTATAATTTCAATCCTTTCCGGTATAATTATAGGGAAACTAAAAGTCGAAAACTGGGTGGAAAAATTTTCGTTTGCCAATAAAATAAAAACTTCGGAAGATGGCTCAAAAATAGAATGGAAAGAAAGAATTAATTATGCCAGGGGGTACACTTCCGACATAATTAAAAAAGTCTGGATTTACATTCTGGTTGGAATTGGTTTGGGAGCATGGATACACGGGTATGTCCCTATGAACTTTTTAGCTAAATACGCAGGCGCAGATAAATGGTATGCAGTTCCGTTAGCTACGCTTATTGGAATTCCTCTTTATTCGAATGCCGCCGGCATTATTCCGTTAGTGAGCGCGTTGACCGAAAAGGGAGTAGCGTTGGGAACTACCTTGGCATTTATGATGGCGGTTACTGCTTTGTCTTTGCCGGAATTTATGATTCTAAGAAGGGTAATGAAAACGAAATTGATTTTAGTTTTTGCGGGAATTGTCGGAATAGGAATTATTTTTACGGGGTATTTGTTTAACTTTATTATAAAATAG